From the Spiroplasma alleghenense genome, one window contains:
- a CDS encoding post-transcriptional regulator: protein MINPENKTVLENYVLAMLEIKTIELRHKIYNISIIEVLDYLRNFVLKGRKIKSISEASYFIFNIKINYLMEYLNIKEYTRQGDSLENDLKSILEG, encoded by the coding sequence TTGATTAATCCAGAAAACAAGACCGTTCTAGAAAACTATGTTCTTGCTATGTTGGAAATCAAGACGATCGAATTACGCCACAAAATTTACAACATATCTATTATTGAAGTTTTAGATTATTTAAGAAATTTTGTTTTAAAAGGCAGAAAAATTAAGTCAATAAGCGAAGCTTCTTACTTCATTTTTAACATTAAAATAAATTACTTAATGGAGTATCTAAATATAAAAGAATATACTCGTCAGGGAGATTCATTGGAAAATGACTTGAAAAGTATTTTAGAGGGATAG
- the fib gene encoding cytoskeletal motor fibril protein Fib: protein MIGIISTAYFTLKDRKDIKTIKKYWWRNMVIQILKYRGKTFIIATIGYGKANAAMAITYLMEEYKQLETVLNVDLALSTNDKFDTTDTVMSTKFIYRDADLTVFKDIKYGQIVHEPEAFQFDTELVQTVKNFKLGVSDGIIGTADMLIYNSKQFKEMVDKYGQTIDVIDTEAGALAQVAKKSTVNFLAMKIMYNNALSPWDNDPLHKFKIYETTNTLKFLLIRLLNLLSSKLVLDFSKNSLDELDIINDLFEIEHDAWVKRFSPAATQLLSGTGPSLMALDAKGLKPEAIDLVEVLKQKVEEEGPSKIILGEDEWKHAPKKWLKKIMFLENMHVNEDELLWNRSAKYDVKAEKIFTIEETAKAIAKTIADRSQDKSSYAYDGTTAQNKYLMVTCDPLVSFYITNNQTHEFVEERKFGSELVVNEFMKYLNNDLKDVESPFTKIAILFKIPAIGNRKIPVFIETAKKANQPIKFLGYSESNQQKYTVVDISRNDYDPIKVGSFKVTIRLKTELAK from the coding sequence ATGATAGGAATTATCTCAACAGCATACTTCACATTGAAAGATCGTAAAGACATCAAGACTATTAAAAAGTACTGATGAAGAAATATGGTTATTCAAATTCTGAAGTATAGAGGAAAAACATTTATCATAGCTACAATTGGTTATGGTAAAGCAAACGCCGCAATGGCAATTACTTACCTAATGGAAGAATACAAACAATTAGAAACTGTTCTTAACGTAGACTTAGCTTTATCAACAAATGATAAATTTGATACAACAGACACTGTTATGTCAACTAAATTTATTTACAGAGATGCAGATTTAACTGTTTTTAAAGACATTAAATATGGACAAATCGTTCATGAACCAGAAGCTTTCCAATTTGATACTGAATTAGTACAAACTGTTAAAAACTTTAAATTAGGTGTTTCAGATGGAATTATCGGTACTGCTGATATGTTAATCTACAACTCAAAACAATTTAAAGAAATGGTTGACAAATACGGACAAACAATTGATGTAATTGATACAGAAGCTGGAGCATTAGCTCAAGTTGCTAAAAAATCAACTGTTAACTTCTTAGCAATGAAAATTATGTACAACAACGCTCTAAGTCCATGAGACAATGATCCATTACATAAATTCAAAATTTACGAAACAACAAACACTTTGAAATTCTTACTAATAAGATTACTTAACTTATTATCTTCAAAACTTGTTCTAGACTTTAGCAAAAACTCACTTGATGAATTAGACATTATTAATGACTTATTCGAAATTGAACACGATGCTTGAGTAAAACGTTTCAGCCCAGCTGCAACTCAATTACTTTCAGGAACAGGACCATCATTGATGGCACTTGATGCTAAAGGTTTAAAACCAGAAGCAATTGACTTAGTTGAAGTTCTAAAACAAAAAGTTGAAGAAGAAGGACCAAGTAAAATTATTTTAGGAGAAGATGAATGAAAACATGCTCCTAAAAAATGATTGAAAAAAATTATGTTCTTAGAAAACATGCACGTAAACGAAGATGAATTGTTATGAAACCGTTCAGCAAAATACGATGTTAAAGCAGAAAAAATCTTCACAATTGAAGAAACTGCTAAAGCAATCGCAAAAACTATCGCTGACCGTTCACAAGACAAATCATCATATGCATACGATGGAACTACTGCACAAAACAAATACCTTATGGTAACTTGTGACCCATTAGTTTCTTTCTACATTACAAATAACCAAACTCACGAGTTTGTTGAAGAAAGAAAATTTGGTAGTGAATTAGTTGTTAACGAATTTATGAAATACTTAAATAACGATTTAAAAGATGTTGAATCACCATTTACAAAAATCGCAATTCTATTTAAAATTCCAGCAATCGGAAACAGAAAAATTCCAGTATTCATCGAAACTGCTAAAAAAGCTAACCAACCAATTAAATTCTTAGGTTACTCAGAATCTAACCAACAAAAATATACAGTTGTAGATATTTCAAGAAATGACTACGACCCAATTAAAGTTGGATCATTCAAAGTAACAATTAGACTAAAAACTGAATTAGCTAAATAA
- a CDS encoding YitT family ABC transporter → MSDKLKDKEAKITTKEEIIPSVVNLEKTEIVITPDGQVSEELGIEKLSQSANFSKIEKNLISRREQSILIANYFKIRFWKDLGMVAFSAFLATIAFDYFITSTGPTGLFPAGLGSLARFFGLLSSDEIAQQAALYFVYYFLLNIPLMIFGIMRLGWKFTFTTFLYIVLQIAFDQIIRLIPLINPQEFHLLIDVNILDQNPASWNNSIWLFLFAIIGGALIGTAYSFIYKIGSSTGGMDFITVWISRKKSKPLGSLNRNINLFILTVIIILNAIVLNPSLFSNDLLISALKTLDFESAFAGKNYVTVNGDKIDLFSSMFNNLIHSKYNGPEELASNTDNFVEFWKNNSHYFDPQFYYSFNPLIEQNALLFKNGLFLFDYDKLIASGLTDSQKATAWNYLYINSVVNGYSNLPRHLEAWLRVKFIFGPTLFASILLVITSGVLTNAMYPKYKIRTYMITTKLMHQISSVLTENGYENDIMAWDATNRINGNYLHRSVIMVSMSVMDWDIIEKLIFTTDPFAKVNVIKTKEIKGLFKFEVKKNDEREYVHQSVVADANELEKIRQVAFVKSNRLKEREARRQAKIKIKKNGKKVEN, encoded by the coding sequence ATGTCAGATAAATTGAAAGATAAAGAAGCCAAAATAACTACTAAAGAAGAAATTATCCCTTCGGTAGTAAATCTTGAAAAGACCGAAATTGTTATCACTCCAGACGGCCAAGTAAGTGAGGAACTTGGAATTGAAAAATTATCTCAATCAGCCAATTTCTCAAAAATTGAAAAAAATTTAATTTCCCGACGTGAGCAATCAATTTTAATCGCCAACTATTTTAAAATCAGATTCTGAAAAGACCTTGGAATGGTGGCTTTTTCTGCATTTTTAGCAACAATAGCATTTGACTACTTTATTACCTCGACTGGACCAACAGGGCTATTCCCAGCCGGTCTTGGTTCGTTAGCTCGTTTCTTTGGTTTACTTTCTTCAGATGAAATCGCCCAACAAGCAGCCTTGTACTTTGTTTACTACTTTCTATTAAATATTCCATTAATGATTTTTGGTATTATGCGACTAGGGTGAAAATTTACTTTTACCACTTTTTTATACATAGTTTTACAAATCGCATTTGACCAAATTATTAGACTAATACCATTAATTAATCCCCAAGAATTTCATTTGCTAATTGATGTAAATATCTTAGACCAAAATCCTGCAAGTTGAAACAATTCAATTTGGCTATTTTTATTTGCGATTATTGGGGGAGCTTTAATCGGAACAGCTTATTCTTTTATTTATAAAATTGGTTCATCAACAGGGGGAATGGATTTTATTACAGTTTGAATTTCACGTAAGAAATCAAAACCACTAGGAAGCTTAAATCGTAATATTAACTTATTTATTTTGACAGTGATTATTATTTTGAATGCTATTGTTTTAAACCCATCACTATTTTCCAATGATTTACTAATATCAGCATTAAAGACGTTGGATTTTGAATCAGCTTTTGCTGGTAAAAACTATGTTACTGTCAATGGTGATAAAATTGACTTATTTAGTTCAATGTTTAATAATTTAATTCATTCAAAATATAATGGGCCAGAAGAATTGGCTTCAAATACTGATAATTTTGTTGAATTCTGAAAAAATAATTCTCATTATTTTGATCCACAATTCTACTATTCATTCAATCCTTTAATTGAGCAAAATGCTTTGTTATTCAAAAATGGTTTATTCCTCTTTGATTACGATAAACTTATCGCAAGTGGATTAACTGACTCTCAAAAAGCTACAGCTTGAAATTACTTATATATTAATTCCGTGGTAAATGGATATAGTAATCTTCCAAGACACTTAGAAGCTTGATTAAGAGTTAAATTCATTTTTGGACCAACGCTATTTGCTTCAATCCTATTAGTAATTACTTCAGGGGTTTTAACAAATGCAATGTATCCAAAATACAAAATCCGCACTTACATGATTACAACTAAACTAATGCACCAAATCAGCTCTGTTTTGACTGAAAATGGTTATGAAAACGATATAATGGCCTGGGATGCTACAAATAGAATTAATGGTAACTATTTACATCGAAGTGTTATAATGGTATCAATGTCAGTGATGGATTGAGATATAATCGAAAAATTGATATTTACTACCGATCCGTTTGCAAAAGTTAATGTGATTAAGACCAAGGAAATTAAGGGATTATTCAAGTTTGAAGTTAAGAAAAACGACGAAAGAGAATATGTTCATCAGTCGGTTGTTGCTGACGCAAATGAACTTGAAAAAATCCGTCAGGTTGCCTTTGTAAAGTCAAATCGTTTAAAAGAGCGCGAGGCTCGTAGACAGGCAAAAATAAAAATTAAAAAAAATGGTAAAAAAGTAGAAAATTAA